A window of uncultured Litoreibacter sp. contains these coding sequences:
- the dapA gene encoding 4-hydroxy-tetrahydrodipicolinate synthase, whose protein sequence is MFKGSMPALITPFANGAVDFDALKHLVDWHVEQGSHGLVPMGTTGESPTLTHDEHDAVVETVVKASAGRFPVIAGAGSNNTAETVRLVEHAKAVGADAALVVTPYYNKPTQRGLIAHYLAAAEIGLPIFIYNIPGRSVIDMTPETMGELAKHPMIIGVKDSTADMARVSQQRALCGEDFCQMSAEDASALGFFAHGGVGCISVTANVAPKLCAEFQNALAAGDYAKALTYQDKLMPLHEAIFTEPGLIGAKYGASVLGKCSDEVRLPHVGLEDSTKAKIKAAMRHAGLIN, encoded by the coding sequence ATGTTTAAGGGATCTATGCCCGCGCTGATCACGCCGTTCGCAAACGGCGCAGTGGATTTTGACGCGCTCAAACACTTGGTAGACTGGCATGTTGAACAAGGCTCGCACGGGCTGGTGCCAATGGGCACAACCGGCGAAAGCCCTACGCTGACGCATGATGAGCATGACGCGGTGGTTGAAACCGTGGTCAAAGCCTCCGCCGGACGTTTCCCGGTAATCGCAGGTGCCGGGTCCAACAACACGGCGGAAACCGTGCGGCTGGTGGAACATGCCAAAGCCGTCGGCGCGGATGCCGCGTTGGTGGTCACGCCATATTACAACAAACCCACGCAGCGCGGGTTGATCGCGCATTACCTGGCCGCCGCCGAGATCGGCCTGCCGATTTTCATCTATAACATCCCCGGACGTTCCGTCATCGACATGACGCCCGAGACAATGGGTGAGTTGGCGAAACACCCGATGATCATCGGCGTCAAAGACAGCACCGCCGACATGGCGCGGGTGTCACAGCAACGCGCTCTGTGTGGCGAAGACTTCTGCCAGATGTCGGCAGAAGACGCCTCTGCGCTGGGGTTCTTTGCGCATGGCGGGGTCGGCTGCATTTCGGTGACCGCGAACGTGGCCCCGAAGCTCTGCGCCGAATTTCAGAACGCTTTGGCCGCTGGCGACTACGCCAAGGCGCTGACCTACCAAGACAAGTTGATGCCGCTGCACGAAGCCATCTTCACCGAGCCCGGCCTCATCGGCGCAAAATACGGTGCGTCGGTCCTTGGCAAATGTTCCGACGAGGTGCGGCTGCCGCATGTGGGCCTGGAAGACAGCACCAAAGCCAAGATCAAGGCGGCGATGCGCCATGCGGGCCTGATCAACTGA
- a CDS encoding lytic transglycosylase domain-containing protein — protein sequence MLRFVQILIVALVAALPLRAQDAGTLVDALSAGGQGDWARVDALRPRVTDRVARDLVDWVRLRGRQGSFGECIDFLERNDDWPGLKLLRLRCEYDIPRGSNPTQVISYFSNQLPQTGTGSLRFAEALIAKGRGVEAAAELKRAWLTFNLSGPEHAAFVERNGKTIEDLHEARMDMLLWRDSDLAIARMLPLVSDDWRKLAEARIGLRSRVPGVDDLIKAVPETLQDDPGLAFERFLWRARKGREDAVDIILERSISLEELGQPEVWAKRRRTLARDLLRDGKDAQAYAVASSHYLTDGSDFADLEWLSGFIALRRLDAPQQALDHFKRFEGAVETPISLGRAGYWMGRAYEDAGEADAARTAYAFGANYQSSFYGQLAAERAGLNAPDEMTGKEEFPDWRGASFTASSVFKAAMMLQKAGLRDLSERFFVHLSEQRSRVEKGQLGDLALELGEPHIALMLAKQAAREGLEMFKTYFPVATPAGMDLPVAEEFALSIARRESEFDPVVISPVGARGLMQLMPGTAKEVAGQLGEEYALGRLHTDPEYNARLGSAYLAGLGGRYQDNPVLMSIGYNAGPSRAARWSDAYGDPRDPNIDIVDWIENLPFNETRNYVMRVTESFLPYRARLTGEVPAVTLTEDLRR from the coding sequence GTGCTCCGATTTGTTCAGATTTTGATCGTTGCCCTTGTGGCCGCATTGCCGCTGCGCGCGCAGGACGCCGGCACGCTGGTCGACGCGCTGTCTGCCGGTGGGCAGGGCGATTGGGCGCGCGTTGACGCGCTGCGGCCTCGCGTCACCGACCGTGTGGCCCGTGATCTGGTAGATTGGGTCAGGCTGCGAGGACGGCAGGGCAGCTTTGGCGAATGTATTGATTTCCTGGAGCGCAACGACGACTGGCCCGGCCTGAAGCTGCTGCGCTTGCGCTGCGAATACGACATCCCGCGCGGGTCCAACCCGACGCAGGTGATCAGCTACTTTTCCAACCAATTGCCGCAAACCGGCACCGGCAGCCTGCGCTTCGCAGAGGCGCTGATCGCCAAGGGCCGAGGGGTCGAGGCGGCGGCGGAACTGAAACGTGCTTGGCTGACCTTCAACCTGTCCGGCCCCGAACACGCGGCCTTTGTAGAACGCAACGGCAAGACCATCGAAGATTTGCACGAGGCGCGGATGGACATGCTGTTGTGGCGCGACAGCGATCTGGCGATTGCGCGTATGCTGCCTTTGGTCAGCGATGACTGGCGCAAGCTGGCGGAGGCGCGCATTGGGTTGCGCAGCCGCGTTCCCGGCGTGGACGACCTGATCAAGGCGGTGCCCGAGACGTTGCAAGACGACCCTGGGTTGGCATTTGAACGGTTCCTGTGGCGCGCCCGCAAGGGGCGGGAAGATGCCGTTGATATCATTCTGGAACGCTCGATCTCATTAGAAGAATTGGGCCAGCCCGAGGTCTGGGCCAAGCGCCGTCGAACGTTGGCGCGAGACCTGTTGCGCGACGGCAAAGACGCGCAGGCTTACGCCGTGGCGTCTTCGCACTACCTGACGGATGGGTCGGACTTCGCCGATCTGGAATGGTTGTCTGGCTTCATCGCCCTGCGCCGTCTGGACGCGCCGCAACAGGCATTGGATCATTTCAAGCGGTTCGAGGGTGCGGTGGAAACGCCGATCTCGCTGGGCCGCGCGGGCTACTGGATGGGTCGGGCTTACGAGGACGCAGGCGAGGCTGACGCCGCGCGCACGGCTTACGCATTCGGCGCAAATTACCAGTCTTCTTTCTACGGGCAGCTGGCCGCCGAACGTGCGGGGCTGAATGCACCAGATGAGATGACCGGCAAAGAAGAATTCCCGGATTGGCGCGGCGCATCTTTCACGGCCTCTTCGGTCTTCAAGGCCGCAATGATGTTGCAAAAGGCGGGGCTGCGCGACCTGTCAGAACGATTCTTCGTACACCTGTCCGAACAGCGCTCGCGCGTCGAAAAAGGGCAGTTGGGTGATCTGGCGTTAGAGCTGGGCGAGCCACATATCGCGCTGATGCTGGCCAAACAGGCGGCCCGCGAGGGGTTGGAGATGTTCAAGACCTACTTCCCCGTCGCCACCCCTGCGGGCATGGACCTGCCAGTGGCAGAGGAATTCGCCCTGTCCATCGCGCGGCGCGAAAGCGAGTTTGACCCGGTGGTGATCAGCCCCGTTGGTGCGCGCGGTTTGATGCAGTTGATGCCCGGCACCGCCAAGGAAGTGGCGGGGCAGCTGGGCGAGGAATACGCGTTGGGCCGCCTGCACACCGACCCTGAATACAACGCGCGGCTGGGGTCCGCCTATCTGGCGGGGCTCGGCGGGCGGTATCAGGACAACCCGGTGCTGATGTCGATTGGGTATAACGCCGGGCCGTCGCGGGCCGCGCGGTGGTCGGACGCCTACGGCGACCCGCGCGATCCGAATATCGACATTGTCGATTGGATCGAAAACCTGCCCTTCAACGAGACCCGCAATTACGTAATGCGCGTCACGGAAAGCTTCCTGCCCTACCGCGCACGGCTGACGGGCGAGGTGCCTGCGGTCACTTTGACGGAGGATCTGCGGCGCTGA
- a CDS encoding DMT family transporter, whose amino-acid sequence MSDTKRGIWLMVLTMLIFAMQDGISRYLAGEYNVIMVVMVRYWFFAAFVLTVSAKRAGSIANAARTKQPILQSFRGLLLAAEVCVMVLAFTLLGLIESLAIFASYPLMVAALSGPILGEQVGPRRWIAITIGAIGVLIMLKPGLGVFSPYALVAILSSLMFALYSLLTRYAARLDKAETSFFWTGTMGCIGMTIVGIWYWENMTAPDWGWMLILCITGATGHYLLIRVYELAEASAVQPFAYLQLVFASVIGVTVFHETIEWNIATGAALVIAAGLFTLWRAQVSAADPPSK is encoded by the coding sequence ATGAGTGACACCAAACGCGGCATCTGGCTGATGGTGCTGACCATGCTGATTTTTGCGATGCAGGACGGCATCTCCCGCTATCTGGCGGGGGAGTACAACGTCATAATGGTAGTGATGGTGCGCTACTGGTTCTTCGCGGCCTTCGTGCTGACGGTCAGCGCCAAGCGGGCGGGGTCCATCGCCAATGCGGCGCGCACGAAACAACCCATCCTGCAATCTTTCCGGGGCCTGCTGCTGGCCGCCGAGGTCTGCGTCATGGTGTTGGCCTTCACGCTTTTGGGCCTGATCGAAAGCCTCGCCATCTTCGCCAGCTACCCGCTGATGGTGGCCGCCTTGTCCGGCCCGATCCTGGGAGAGCAGGTCGGCCCTCGCCGCTGGATCGCCATTACCATCGGCGCGATAGGGGTGCTGATCATGCTGAAGCCGGGGCTTGGGGTGTTCAGCCCTTATGCGCTGGTTGCGATCCTGTCGTCGCTGATGTTTGCGCTCTATTCGCTGCTAACGCGCTATGCGGCGCGGCTGGACAAGGCGGAGACGTCCTTTTTCTGGACCGGCACGATGGGCTGCATCGGCATGACCATCGTCGGCATCTGGTATTGGGAGAACATGACCGCGCCGGATTGGGGCTGGATGCTGATCCTGTGCATCACCGGCGCCACCGGGCATTACCTGCTGATCCGCGTCTACGAGCTGGCGGAGGCGTCAGCCGTGCAGCCTTTCGCCTACCTGCAACTGGTCTTTGCCTCGGTCATCGGGGTCACGGTGTTCCACGAAACCATCGAATGGAACATCGCCACCGGGGCCGCTTTGGTCATTGCGGCGGGGCTGTTCACCTTGTGGCGGGCGCAGGTCAGCGCCGCAGATCCTCCGTCAAAGTGA
- the mnmD gene encoding tRNA (5-methylaminomethyl-2-thiouridine)(34)-methyltransferase MnmD produces MNDQRAELKWRDGGVPVSTRFDDPYFSIDDGLAETRHVFLAGNDLPARFTDGFHIAELGFGTGLNLLTAWQAFLDSRTSGKLHFTSFEAFPMTQADAKTALRAFPTLADLAEPLLEAWSETSFILDTDTLRAEIVIGDARDTVRAMRHDADAWFLDGFSPAKNPELWGDELMQEVGWKTGPGGSFATYTAAGHVRRALEGAGFTVERVPGFGRKRHMSVGRLA; encoded by the coding sequence ATGAACGACCAGCGGGCAGAGCTAAAATGGCGCGACGGCGGTGTGCCGGTCTCGACCCGGTTTGACGACCCGTATTTCAGCATTGACGACGGGTTAGCCGAGACGCGGCATGTGTTTCTGGCGGGCAACGACCTGCCCGCACGGTTTACGGACGGATTTCACATCGCAGAACTTGGGTTCGGGACCGGGTTGAACCTGCTGACCGCGTGGCAGGCTTTCCTGGACAGCCGCACCTCCGGCAAGCTGCATTTCACCAGTTTCGAGGCCTTCCCCATGACACAGGCCGACGCCAAGACCGCTTTGCGGGCCTTTCCGACCCTGGCGGATTTGGCGGAGCCACTGCTGGAGGCATGGAGCGAGACGTCATTCATCCTCGACACGGACACTCTGCGCGCCGAAATCGTCATTGGCGACGCGCGCGACACCGTGCGCGCGATGCGTCACGACGCCGATGCGTGGTTTCTGGACGGCTTCTCACCGGCCAAAAATCCTGAACTGTGGGGCGACGAGCTGATGCAGGAGGTTGGCTGGAAGACAGGCCCGGGCGGCAGTTTCGCCACCTACACCGCCGCAGGCCACGTGCGCCGCGCGTTGGAAGGCGCGGGCTTCACCGTCGAGCGCGTGCCGGGCTTTGGCCGCAAGCGGCACATGAGCGTGGGACGGCTGGCATGA
- a CDS encoding FAD-dependent oxidoreductase → MSTPEITVRGGGVFGLSVAWACLKRGAKVRVIERRAIGAGASGGIVGALAPHTPENWNDKKQFQFDSLIMARDWWPEVETVSGLPSGYMRTGRVQPVMDDKGLDLARARSKGAQIFWKNLAHWSVDQSAGTTWEPPSPTGWLIRDTLSAHIHPRQALSALAAAITTRGGEIILGDGEARGQVVHATGYEGLLEIAKEMDQPVGNGVKGQAVLLNHDAIGQPQLFADALHIVPHLDGTVAIGSTSEREFDDPTSTDGRLDDILRRARLAFPVLAGAPVLARWAGIRPRAKSRAPMIGGHPLDPDAFIANGGFKIGFGMAPKVGEVMADLILEGRDTIPDSFKPEASLT, encoded by the coding sequence TTGTCCACGCCAGAAATTACAGTGCGCGGCGGCGGTGTATTCGGCCTGTCGGTGGCATGGGCTTGCCTGAAACGCGGCGCGAAGGTGCGGGTCATTGAACGCCGCGCCATCGGGGCAGGGGCGTCAGGCGGCATTGTGGGAGCGCTGGCGCCGCATACGCCAGAAAACTGGAACGACAAGAAGCAATTTCAGTTCGACAGCCTGATCATGGCGCGTGACTGGTGGCCGGAAGTCGAGACTGTGTCGGGTCTGCCATCGGGCTACATGCGCACGGGGCGGGTGCAGCCGGTCATGGACGACAAGGGGCTGGACTTGGCGCGGGCGCGATCCAAAGGGGCGCAAATTTTTTGGAAAAATTTGGCGCATTGGTCTGTCGACCAAAGCGCTGGCACCACCTGGGAGCCGCCAAGCCCCACGGGCTGGCTGATCCGCGACACGCTCAGCGCCCATATCCACCCGCGCCAAGCTCTTTCCGCACTTGCTGCAGCCATCACCACACGTGGCGGTGAGATAATTTTGGGCGACGGCGAAGCACGCGGTCAGGTGGTTCACGCAACCGGCTATGAAGGCCTCTTGGAAATCGCCAAAGAGATGGACCAACCAGTCGGCAACGGCGTCAAAGGGCAGGCGGTGTTGCTGAACCATGACGCGATTGGCCAGCCGCAGCTTTTCGCCGACGCGCTGCATATCGTGCCCCATCTCGACGGAACCGTTGCAATCGGGTCCACCAGCGAGCGGGAGTTTGATGACCCCACCTCCACGGACGGACGGCTTGACGACATTTTGCGCCGCGCGCGTCTTGCGTTTCCGGTGCTCGCTGGCGCGCCGGTGTTGGCGCGTTGGGCCGGCATCCGCCCGCGCGCCAAAAGCCGCGCGCCGATGATCGGCGGGCACCCGCTGGACCCCGATGCCTTCATCGCAAATGGTGGTTTCAAAATCGGCTTCGGCATGGCTCCTAAAGTGGGGGAGGTGATGGCCGACCTGATCCTTGAGGGCCGCGATACAATTCCCGACAGCTTCAAGCCGGAGGCATCGCTGACATGA
- a CDS encoding VOC family protein: MTSTPKLRALDHLVLTVSDLSATIRFYEDVLGMTAEEFRPADGSRRVALKFGSQKINLHQVGAEFEPKAKHATPGSADLCFLSETPLPQWQEHFGKSGTAIEMGPIARTGATGPIVSLYIRDPDGNLIEISNRA; the protein is encoded by the coding sequence ATGACGTCCACACCCAAGCTGCGAGCGCTCGACCATCTGGTGCTGACCGTGTCCGATCTGTCCGCCACCATCCGGTTCTATGAGGACGTGCTGGGCATGACGGCGGAGGAATTTCGTCCGGCGGACGGCTCCCGCCGGGTGGCGCTGAAATTCGGGTCGCAGAAAATCAACCTGCATCAGGTGGGCGCTGAGTTTGAACCGAAGGCCAAGCACGCGACGCCCGGCAGCGCCGACCTGTGTTTTCTGAGCGAGACGCCCCTGCCGCAATGGCAGGAGCATTTCGGCAAGTCCGGCACCGCAATTGAGATGGGCCCGATCGCCCGTACCGGTGCCACCGGCCCCATCGTGTCGCTTTACATCAGGGACCCGGACGGCAATTTGATCGAGATCAGCAACCGCGCCTAA
- a CDS encoding NAD(P)H-dependent oxidoreductase has protein sequence MATFDLLGISGSLRKGSFNRKLIREAGRIGGATSFIEADLYLPLYDGDLEEAKGIPASVQTLSDQIANADAVVISTPEYNKGVSGVLKNALDWVSRTEGTPWADKPVALMSATAGRAGGERAQFDLRLDMVPFRARLIQGPEVLVGQCSAQFEENGQLKEGSYTDFMGKLMDALKAEVALAR, from the coding sequence ATGGCGACATTCGACCTGCTGGGCATCTCCGGCTCCCTGCGCAAGGGCTCGTTCAATCGCAAGCTGATCCGCGAAGCCGGCCGCATTGGCGGGGCCACCAGCTTCATCGAAGCCGATCTGTATTTGCCGCTGTATGACGGCGATCTTGAGGAGGCCAAGGGCATCCCCGCCAGCGTGCAAACCCTGTCTGACCAAATCGCCAATGCCGACGCCGTGGTGATATCGACGCCGGAATATAACAAAGGCGTTTCGGGGGTTTTGAAAAACGCGCTAGATTGGGTCAGCCGGACGGAGGGCACCCCTTGGGCGGACAAACCCGTCGCCCTGATGTCTGCCACGGCGGGCCGCGCAGGCGGCGAGCGGGCGCAGTTCGATTTGCGGCTCGACATGGTGCCGTTCCGCGCGCGCCTGATCCAGGGGCCGGAGGTGCTGGTGGGACAGTGTTCTGCACAGTTTGAAGAAAACGGCCAGTTGAAAGAGGGCAGCTACACCGACTTCATGGGCAAGCTGATGGACGCGCTGAAGGCCGAGGTGGCATTGGCCCGTTAG
- a CDS encoding thiamine pyrophosphate-binding protein encodes MEPRHGGKILADQLAIQGVERVFSVPGESFLAALDGLYDSGIQNVVCRQEGGAAMMAEAHGKLTGQPGVLFVTRGPGATNASSGIHVAMQDSTPMVVFVGQIDIAHRDREAFQEVDYKRLFSPLVKWVAEVDTTERLPEYIARAFQLARSGRPGPVVLALPENMLSAQATVPDRPKARIASQTATNRDAHLIAKALSKAEKPLVIAGGSVWSAQAQMDLQAFAAAWHLPVAVPFRRQDHIDNRHACYVGDLSVGMNPELAALLAETDCLVVLGSRLGDIMTNGYTTLNPEAHGTRILHVHSDPDEPGHIYAPDLAIAADSASMVAQLGSLTPPTAPIWSGWRDAARRSYLDWQMPLETPGPVKMELVTTWLSDTLPDDAILTNGAGNYAAFLHRYFRFKQMHTQLAPTSGSMGYGFPAAIAAKLQHPDRDVICFAGDGCFQMTCNEMSTAIQHGAAVIVLVVNNGKYGTIRMHQEKIYPARVSGTQIANPDFAALARSYGGWGATVTRTEDFESAFNEAKAAKTLAVIELQLDDEVLSTGLSVSETRALGLGSG; translated from the coding sequence ATGGAACCGAGGCATGGCGGCAAAATTCTAGCGGATCAGCTGGCTATTCAGGGCGTCGAGCGGGTGTTCTCCGTCCCTGGCGAAAGCTTTTTGGCGGCGCTGGACGGGCTCTATGACAGCGGCATTCAGAACGTGGTTTGCCGCCAGGAAGGCGGTGCCGCGATGATGGCAGAGGCGCATGGCAAATTGACCGGCCAACCAGGCGTTCTGTTTGTCACGCGCGGCCCGGGGGCCACCAACGCGTCGTCGGGCATCCATGTTGCGATGCAGGATTCAACGCCCATGGTGGTTTTTGTGGGCCAGATCGATATCGCGCATCGCGACCGCGAGGCGTTTCAGGAAGTCGACTACAAGCGCCTGTTCTCGCCGCTGGTGAAATGGGTGGCGGAGGTCGACACAACCGAACGGCTGCCCGAATACATCGCCCGCGCGTTCCAATTGGCCCGCTCCGGCCGCCCGGGGCCGGTGGTGCTGGCCCTGCCGGAAAACATGCTGTCGGCGCAGGCCACCGTCCCCGACCGCCCCAAAGCACGCATCGCCAGCCAAACCGCCACCAACCGCGACGCGCATCTGATTGCCAAGGCGCTGTCGAAGGCCGAAAAACCGCTGGTCATTGCCGGCGGGTCGGTCTGGTCGGCGCAGGCGCAAATGGACCTGCAAGCCTTCGCCGCCGCCTGGCACCTGCCGGTGGCGGTCCCGTTCCGCAGGCAGGATCACATCGACAACCGACATGCATGTTACGTGGGCGATCTCAGCGTTGGAATGAACCCGGAACTTGCCGCCCTTTTGGCAGAGACAGATTGCCTGGTGGTGCTTGGCTCGCGCCTCGGCGACATCATGACCAACGGCTACACCACCTTGAACCCCGAGGCTCATGGCACCCGCATCCTGCACGTGCATAGCGACCCGGATGAGCCGGGCCATATCTACGCGCCCGATCTCGCCATTGCAGCCGACAGCGCCAGCATGGTGGCGCAGCTTGGGTCTTTGACCCCACCAACCGCGCCAATATGGAGCGGCTGGCGCGACGCGGCGCGCCGGTCCTATTTGGATTGGCAGATGCCGCTGGAAACACCGGGCCCCGTGAAAATGGAGCTGGTAACCACATGGCTGTCCGACACCCTTCCAGATGATGCGATCCTGACGAATGGTGCCGGCAACTACGCGGCCTTCTTGCACCGGTATTTCAGGTTCAAACAGATGCACACGCAGCTCGCGCCGACATCCGGGTCCATGGGCTATGGCTTCCCCGCCGCGATTGCCGCCAAGCTGCAACACCCCGACCGGGACGTGATCTGCTTTGCAGGCGACGGGTGCTTTCAGATGACCTGCAACGAGATGTCCACCGCCATCCAACACGGCGCGGCGGTGATTGTGCTGGTGGTCAACAACGGCAAATACGGCACCATTCGGATGCACCAGGAAAAAATCTATCCCGCGCGGGTGTCCGGCACGCAGATCGCCAACCCAGATTTCGCCGCACTGGCCCGCAGCTACGGCGGATGGGGCGCGACGGTGACCCGCACCGAAGATTTCGAAAGCGCCTTCAACGAGGCGAAAGCCGCAAAAACGCTCGCCGTGATCGAGTTGCAATTGGATGACGAGGTTTTGTCCACCGGGCTCAGCGTCAGCGAGACACGTGCTCTTGGGCTAGGTTCCGGTTAA
- the cobO gene encoding cob(I)yrinic acid a,c-diamide adenosyltransferase, producing the protein MTDKPEDLDRHAMKMAKKKAARDKIMATKTDKKGLVIVHTGKGKGKSSSAFGMIFRCIAHDMQCAVVQFIKGGMSTGERDLILDKFSDKCAFHTMGEGFTWETQDKSRDIEMASAAWEKAKELIRDPANKMVLLDEINIALRYDYIDVNDVVAFLRDEKPEMTHVVLTGRNAKEDLIELADLVTEMELIKHPFRSGIKAQIGVEF; encoded by the coding sequence ATGACAGACAAGCCAGAAGACCTCGACCGCCACGCGATGAAAATGGCCAAGAAGAAAGCGGCCCGCGACAAGATTATGGCTACCAAGACCGACAAAAAGGGGTTGGTCATCGTGCATACCGGCAAGGGAAAAGGCAAAAGTTCCTCTGCCTTCGGCATGATCTTCCGCTGCATCGCGCATGACATGCAATGCGCCGTGGTCCAGTTTATCAAGGGCGGCATGTCGACTGGCGAGCGTGACCTGATCCTCGACAAATTCTCCGACAAATGCGCCTTTCACACGATGGGCGAAGGCTTTACCTGGGAAACCCAAGACAAATCCCGCGACATCGAAATGGCGTCTGCCGCCTGGGAAAAGGCCAAGGAGCTGATCCGCGACCCTGCCAACAAAATGGTGTTGCTGGACGAGATCAACATCGCGCTGCGCTATGACTATATCGACGTGAATGACGTGGTCGCCTTCCTGCGCGATGAAAAACCTGAGATGACGCATGTCGTACTGACGGGTCGCAACGCCAAGGAGGACTTGATCGAGCTGGCCGATCTGGTCACGGAAATGGAGTTGATCAAACACCCGTTCCGCTCCGGCATCAAAGCCCAGATCGGCGTCGAATTCTAA
- a CDS encoding GNAT family N-acetyltransferase, translated as MDDVTWVFANYDWDAVLKLLQDSFAYMDGRIDPPSSVRRLTAQQIADFACDEQLLVIENGNKTPVACAFLSEKPDCIYIGKLAVAKRYRGRGYAKQLIAYAEKMARNQGFSYLELQTRIELTENHVAFARYGFRKTAEGRHPGFERTTEITMRKLVSK; from the coding sequence ATGGATGACGTCACATGGGTCTTTGCCAACTACGACTGGGACGCAGTGCTCAAACTGCTGCAAGACAGTTTCGCCTATATGGACGGGCGCATTGACCCGCCCTCTTCGGTGCGCAGGCTGACAGCGCAACAGATAGCCGATTTCGCATGTGACGAGCAGTTGCTCGTGATTGAAAACGGCAACAAGACCCCCGTGGCCTGTGCATTTTTGTCGGAAAAACCCGATTGCATCTATATCGGCAAGCTTGCCGTGGCCAAGCGCTATCGGGGACGGGGGTATGCCAAACAGCTGATTGCCTATGCTGAAAAGATGGCGCGCAACCAAGGGTTCTCCTATTTGGAGCTTCAAACCCGCATCGAGCTGACAGAAAACCATGTAGCCTTCGCGCGGTATGGCTTTCGCAAAACCGCTGAAGGCCGGCATCCCGGTTTTGAGCGGACCACAGAAATCACCATGCGCAAATTGGTTAGCAAATGA